The DNA region CCACGATCGCATCCGGATCGGCCAGCAATACCGCCTCGCGGCTCGGCCGCGGCAGCCAGTGACGGTTTGAGGCGAAGACGTTCACCGCCCCGCAAACGCGCAGCGCATCGGCGATGACGTGCCCGCTGCTGATGGTCAGCAGCGGTCGATCCGCCACCTGGTAGAACACCCGCACCGGAGGTTCACCACCATGCGCGGCCCGGATACGAGCGAGATCGCGGCGAAAAGCCGCAGCGCGAGCTTGCGCCAGCGCCGATGTGCCAGCCAGAACGCCCAGGCGCTCGATGGTGCTCGCAATGGCATCGAGATCCTGCGGCTCGTTCTGGAACACAGCCAGGCCGAGCGCGCGCAGCCGTGCCAGCTGCCGTTGCGGGCTCCCGCTGGTCCATGCCACGACCAGATCGGGCCGCAGCGCGACGATCCGTTCCAGATCGAGCGCGTGCGCATCGCCGATGCGAGGGATGGACCTTGCTGCCGGCGGATGGTCGCTGTAGGCAGCCGCCCCGACGATCGCGCCGCCCGCGCCCGCCTCGAACAGCAGCTCGGTCAAATGCGGCGCCAGGGCGACGATACGTCGCGCCGGCTGCTCGAGGCGCACGCTTCGACCGCTGTCGTCGATCGCTGCGACGGCGGCGGCGACCCCTGTCTCGATTAACGACAGCGCGAGAAGCGGCAGCGTACCCAGCACGACAAACCGGGCCAATCGTCGCGCAGCGATCATGACCATCGCGGCACGAAACCGGACGCATGCGTCGAGTGCGCCCATGCCAACGGAAAGCCGAACAGGTGCGACAGTCGATCCGCATCGAGCACGCTGCGCGCCACCCCGCAGCTGGCGCCTCCCTGCCCGTCCAATAACAGCGCGTGTGTGGCGAAGCGCACAGCCAGGTTGCAATCGTGGGTTGCGAACACGAGGGTGCGGCCTCTCTCGCGCGCGAGCGAAGACAAGTGCTCGAACATGGCCGCCTGATGCGCGAGATCCAGGTGAGCGGTCGGCTCGTCGAGCAGGAACAGCTCCGGGTCCTGAGCCAACAGCGTCGCCAGCGCAACGCGTTGCCGCTCTCCGCCCGAAAGCGTGAGCACGTCGCGCTCGGCGAACCCGCTCAGATCGACCCGCGCCAGTGCATCGGTCGCACGCCGCAGATCGTCCTCGCTTTCCCAGCCGAAGCGGCCGATGTGCGGATGGCGTCCGACCAGCACGGTTTCGAGCACGCCGGCGCTGAACGCGTCGCTATGTTCCTGCAGCAGCAAGCCCCGCACGCGCGCGGCTGCACGCGGATTCCATTGCGCCCACGGGGTGCCGAAGAGCGCGACCGAACCGGCATCGGGTGCGCGCAGTCCCGCCAGGGTATGGAGCAGTGTGGACTTGCCGCTGCCGTTGGGACCGAGCAGGCACCAGCGCTCGCCGCTCCCAATATTCAGGCTCAGACTCTCGATCAGGATCCGAGCGCCAGCGCGCACGCGCAGTTCGTGCATGGCGAGCGCAACGGTCGTTTGGATGCCGTGCGGATTCATGACTGTTGCGGGCGCCGTACGACGAGCCAGATGAAGGCCGGTACGCCCGCCAGCGCCATCACCGCACCCACCGGAAGCTGCGTGGGCGCGACAACCGTCCGGGCCAGCGTATCGGCCAGTACCAGCAGCGCACCGCCGCCCAGCACACAGGCCGGGAGCGCCAGGCGCTGATCGTTGCCGGCCATGATGCGAACGGCATTGGGCACGATCAGCCCCACGAAGCCGATGGTGCCCACGGTGGTGACCGCGAATGCGGTCGCGGCCGAAGCGAGCAGCATGAGGGCGAGGCGCAGCCGATGCACGGAGACGCCGAGCGTGCGGGCCGCATCGGCTCCGCGCATCAGCACGTTGCAGTCGCGGCCGAAAGCCAGCGCCAGAGCGAGCAGCAGCGCCAGCGCGATCGCGGGCGGCGCGAACGCCTCGGCACCGTCGAGATCGCCCATCAGCCAGAACAGCATCCCGCGCAGGCTCGCGTCCGGCGCCAGCGCGAGCACGAGCATGATCGCCGCCGCCCAGCCGGTCGCGAGAGCCACACCGATCAGCAACAGACGCAGCGGCTGATCGGCTTCGCGCCCGGTCGCGGGGACGAGCAGGCTGCGGCTGCCCAGCGTTAGCACGAGCGCGACGGATAGCAGAGCGCCGCTCCAAGCACACCCGATCACCAGCGACGCCTGCAATCCCAGCAGCATGGCGCCGAGCGCCCCCGTCCCCGCGCCTCCGGCGAGCCCGAGCACATAAGGGTCGGCGAGCGGGTTGCGCAACAGGATCTGCATGAGCGCGCCGGCAAGCGCGAGCAACCCGCCGGCCGAGAACGCCGCAAGCGCGCGCGGCAGCCGCAGGCCGAGCACGATATCGGCGTGAATTCCCTTCTCCGAGCCGGTGAGAATGGCGGCGAGCCGATCGAGGGGAATCCACTCGGCTCCGCTTGCGACGGCGAGCGCGAGCGCGCCGAGCGCAGCCAGTGCAGCGATCCCGATGCCTCGCAGCGCCGATGCACGACTCACCGCGGCTCGTTCCTCACAGCCCGTTGTACTCCAGCGCAACCCAGAACGAGCGCTCCGGCAGCGGATAGGCATTGAAGCGATCGGCCACGAACTGGCTGCGTATCGCATAAGCGAAATATTTGCGCTCGAACAGATTCGTGATGCCGATGCTTGCCGCCCATGCGCCCATGCGGTGCTGAAGCTTCAAATCCGCCACCGTGTAGGCGGGAATGCGGCGCCCGAACGTGTTGCCTTCGTCGTTCTCCATGTACTGCGCCGACACGTACGCCGCTCTAGCATGCAGCCGGGTATCGGGCCCGATCCGCCAGTCGAGCGCGAGATCGAGCTTGTGCTTCGGCACCAACGGCACCGTGCGCCCGGCCAGGTCGATGTCGGTCGTGGTGAAGGCCGAGCCCGGCAGCACGCCAGAACGGAAGCGGGCGCGGGTGAAGGTATAACTGCCGAAAATCTGCAACGACGAACCGAGTGCCTGGCGCATCTCCAGCTCGAAACCGGTCCGCCGCAGCGGCGGCAGGTTGCGGTTCCCCACCCCGGTGGAGAACGGGTCCAGGTGGATCTCGTCGTCCACGTCCATGCGAAATATGCTCGCCTGCAGCCACGGCAGCTTCGGACCCAGCGCCATGCCGACTTCGTAGGTCTTCGCGCGCTGCGGGCGCAGGAACTGGAACTGCTGCGTGAACGCGGCCGACGGCTCGTAGATCTCGTCCACGGTGGCGAAGCGGAAGCTGCGCGCAGTGCGAACGATCAGCGCAGCGTCCTTCGCGACGCCGATGCGCAAGCCTACTTCGTAGGCATAACCATGCTGCCGATCGTTTGCCGCGGGGGCACCGGAGCCGAACGCGCCGCCCGGTGCCGTCGCGTCGAACCGGTCGGAAGCCGAGATGCGCATCCGCTCGCTGCGTGCGCCGAGATTGAGCGACACCCGCTGACTCAGCTCGATGGTATCGAGCGCGTAGATTGCATCGTTGTCCTGGGTCGCGTCGATCGTGTTGAACGGTTGGCCGACGTTCGCCGGCGAATTGGAGCGCAGCAGGCGGTAATCCCAGCGCGCGAGGTCGATGCCCAGAACGATCGCATGGCCGGCGCCGAGCGCCCTGCCCTGCCAGCGATAGCGCGGCTGCACGGTGAACACGTCCAGCGCGATGTCGCGGTAATCCGGGAAACCGCCGAAGTCGAAGTACGAGCGCTGATCCTTGTCCCGATAGCCCAGGCCGAGGACGAGCTCGCCGGCCCCCAGCTGCCAGCGCAAGTCGAGCGCCGCCTGGTTACCGTCGCGCTGCGCATAATCGAGCGGCGTCGACGTGCCGCGGCGGTCGCTCTCGAGCTGGTCGATGCCGGCGCTCGGCTGCACCTGGCGTGCGCCCGGCAGGCGCAATCCCTGCCGATCGGCGGCCAGGCGCAGCGTCGCATCCGCCCGATCCCCGATCCAGGTTGCGCGCAAGGCGAGGTTGGTCTCGCGGTTGTGGTTGTTGTCGCGGTAGCCGCCCGACTCGAAATTGCGCGCGAACGCGTGCAACCCGGCGCTCTCGCCGAACGCGTTCAGTGAACCGCTCAGCTCACGAGTATCCCAGCTGCCATAACGCGCAGTAGCGCTCGCGCGGTTGCCACTGCGCGCGGGATGGCGGGTGATGATGTTGATCACGCCGGCGCTGGCGCCGTCGCCGTACTGGACCGCTCCGCTGCCGCGCAAAATCTCGATGCGCTCGATCGCATCCAGCGGGACCGATGACCATTGCACGCCGGACTGATCGATGTCGTTCAGCCGCCTGCCGTCGACCAGGATGAGCGTGTTCTGCGCCGCCGTCGCGCCGAAACCACGCATGTCGACCGCCGCCAGCGCCGCGTTGTTGCCGAAGAGATCGCGGCTGACGAGCCCCGCCCGCGTGCCGAGAAGCTCCGGCAGCGTGCGCGCGGCACTGCGTGCGATGTCTTCGGCTGTGATGACGGATGCATTGACCGCAAGCTGCTCGACCGACTGCTCGAAGCGAGTGGCCGAGACGATCACCTCGGGTGCGCGCTGGGTCTGCGCCGCGTGGCACAACGATACGAGGACGATGGACAGCGCGCCGGCCGCATGACTTACCGCGGCGCGCGAACCGGACTGCTTCATGGTGAACCTCCCTGAACCCGCCAACCCGCGGGCAGTCGTCGTGGCAGAAGGCTCCAGGCCGGTCTCCGGGCTGACGAGTCTTGGTGCGACGCCTTCCCGCGGCCGCGTGGGCGCAGTGGCTGCGGATCGCCTGCGCAATCCGCCGGTCGCACCCGCACTCGCTTACCGTTGCGGGGGCAGCACAGGTTGCCGGCCGGAGCCGGTCCCTGTTTCCCGATTCTCGCCGGCCGCCAAAAGGCGGCAAGCGCACCTGGAACGATCCGATTATAGGGCGATCGGAGCGACCAAGCGGCGCGCGCCAGGCGCCAGCACGTACAATCGAGGTTGATCGATGCGGCTGCGCCTTCGATCGATTGGCCGGCAGGCTGCAAGGGATGAAGCGAAAGACATGACAGAGCGCGTTGTGATCGTGGGTGCGGGGCAGGCGGCCGGAGTAGCGGCGGTGACGTTGCGCGAGCAAGGCTATGGCGGCGCCATTGCGATCGTGGGCGAGGAAGCTTTCGCGCCCTATCAGCGCCCGCCGCTATCGAAGCATTTCCTGGCCGGGCAGATGAGCGCCGAGCAGCTGCTGCTGAAGCCGGAGAAGTTCTACGCCGAGCGCAACATCGAATTGAAGCTCGGCACCCGCGTAGACGCCATCGAGCGCGACGTCATGCGCGTGCGGTTCAATGGCGGCGAAACGCTCGCGTATTCGAAGCTCCTGCTGGCGACCGGAAGCCGCCCGCGCAAGCTATCCGTACCGGGTGCGGACCTCGCCGGCGTGCATTACCTGCGAACCCTCGCCGACGTGCAAGCGATTCGCGCCGACATGGCCGCGGGCAAGCGTGCGGTCGTCATCGGCGCCGGCTACATCGGACTGGAGGCCGCCGCCGTGGCGGCGAAGGCCGGCATGAACGTCGTCGTCCTGGAAGCCGCCGAGCGCATCCTGGGCCGGGTCAGCGGGCCGATCGTCGCCGACTTCTTTGCCGAAGCGCATCGTGCCCAAGGGGCCGAGATTCACTGCGGCATGCGCATCGAGGCGCTGGAAGGCTCGGCGCGGGTCGCGTCGGTCGTCTGCAACGAAGGCCCGGTTGCGGCCGACCTGGTCATCGTGGGCATCGGGATCGACCCCAACGTGGAGCTCGCGGCCGAAGCGGGGCTCGCGTGCGACAACGGCATCGTCGTGGACGAGTTCACGCGCACCGCCGACCCGAATATCCACGCCGCCGGCGACTGCAGCAACCATCCGAATGCGCTGCTCGGCGCGCGCATGCGCCTGGAGTCGGTGCAGAACGCGATCGACCAGGCCCGCGCAGCAGCGTCGAACCTTGCCGGCAAGGAACGCGCGTACGCCGAGCTGCCCTGGTTCTGGTCGAATCAATACGACCTGCGACTGCAGATTGCCGGCCTGTCGCAGGGCCACGATGGAACGCTGATGCGCGGGAGCCCGGCAGCGAGGGCCTTCAGCGTCATGTATCTGCGCGCTGGCAGGCTGATCGCAGTCGATACGGTGAACGCCCCGCGCGACCATCTGGCGTTTCGCAAATTGCTTGCCGCGGGCGGCGAGGCCGATGCGCAGCGGCTGGTCGATCCGGCTGTTGCCATCGGCTGATCAACTGAGGCCGCCCACCCGCGCACTACGCGTCGCGCCTCAAACCGACCACCCCGCCTCCTTCGCCGGCACCCCTCCTCGACGAGGAGGGGGAAGTATGCGAGCTCCCCTCCTGTCAAGGAGGGGCGGGACGCGCAATGCGCGGACAGGGTGATGTGGCATACCGCAGCGAAGTTATGCGAGTTCCCCTCCTGGCAAGGAGGGGCGGGACGCGCAATGCGCGGACGGGGTGGTGTGTGTATCCAGCAACGGCGCATCAAATCCCGCGCCGCTCGATCACGGCCCGCGCGAGCGTGCCGCTATCCACGTGCTCGATCTCGCCGCCGACCGGCAGACCGCGGGCGATGCGCGTGACCTTGAGCCCCCGCGCGGCCAGCATCTCGCCGATGAAATGCGCGGTAGCCTCGCCTTCGTTGGTGAAGTTGGTCGCCAGCACCACTTCCTTCACGCTGCCGTCGAGCGCGCGCTCGATCATGCGATCCAGATGGATGTCCTTGGGCCCGATGCCGTCGAGCGGCGACAGCCGCCCCATGAGGACGAAGTAAAGGCCGTTGAAGCACTGCGCCTGCTCCAGCATCATGAGATCGGCGGGCGTTTCCACCACGCACAGGACCGAGGCATCGCGCTGCGGCGAGGCGCACAAGGCGCACACCGGCGTTTCGCTGAAGCTGTTGCAGCGCTCGCAATGCCCCAGCGTTTGCAGCACCTGCAACAGCGCATTGCCGAGCCGGGACGCGCCCTCGCGGTCGCGCTGCAGGAGATGGAAGGCCATGCGCTGCGCCGACTTCGCACCCACGCCGGGAAGGCAGCGTAGCGCGGAGATGAGCGTCTCGAGGCTCGGCGGATTCTTCATGAAGAGGATCTGTCGTGACGCGGCGCGCTTTGCCGGCCGCGCACGCGCAGGCGGCGCAGCCCATACGACGGCAGTATGTCGCCGATGCCCGGATATTTCATCGGAAGCTTCCCACCCCGGCACACGGAGTTCAATCGGGCCGGCGCACTGAAATATTCGGACCAGGCCGCATCAGAACGGCAGCTTCATCCCCGGCGGCAGGTTGAGGCCGGCGGTGAAGCCCGCCATCTTTTCCTGCGAGGTCGCCTCGGCCTTGCGCACGGCATCGTTGAACGCCGCCGCGATCAGATCCTCCAGCATGTCCTTGTCGTCGGTCAGCAGGCTGGGATCGATGCTCACGCGCTTGACGTCGTTGCGGCAGGTCATGACGACCTTCACCATCCCGGCGCCAGACTGGCCTTCGACCTCGACGCTGGCAAGGCTTTCCTGCACCTTGCGCATGTTGTCCTGCATCTGCTGCGCTTGCTTCATGAGCTGCGCCAAGCCGCCTTTCATCATTTCGACCTCGTCTTTCCGATGCCGCGTGGATATCAGCGTTGCGGTTTGATCGAATCCGGCACGACGCGCGCCCCCAGGTTCTCCACCAGATCGCGCACGAACGGGTCCGCATCGAGCGCTCGGGCCGCACTGGCGAGCTTGCTGCGCCGCTCCTGCTCGTCCATTACCGCCGGCGTCATGCCGACCGGCTGACCGAGCGCGATCTTCAACCGGATTGCGCGTCCCAGATGTTCTTCGAGCGCGCCCCGCAGCCGCTCCTGCGGGCCTTTCTCCAGCAGGTGCTTGTGCCCTTCGGCCAGCCGCAACTCGACTACATCGTTCGATTCTCCCACGAGCTCGCAGTTCTGCGCGAGTTGCCGCGCCATTCCAGAAAGCTTCATCGCGCCCAGGGCGCCGGACCAGTCGGTAAGCGCCGATTGCGGGGCATCGGCCGGATTGGTCCGCGCTGGCTTCTTTCCCTCACCCTCGGTCCCTCTCCCGGAGGGAGAGGGAGGACTAAGGCTCCCCTCTCCCGCCGGGAGAGGGGCTGGGGGTGAGGGAGAGATTCGACCGCTGCCAAGCGCATCTGCGCTATCAATTCCAGCATCTCGCGACACTATCGACGGCCGCGGCGCAGAACGCGCTGCCACGCTGCCGCTCGAACCCACCGCGCTGCCGCTCGAACCCACCGCGCTGCNNNNNNNNNNNNNNNNNNNNNNNNNNNNNNNNNNNNNNNNNNNNNNNNNNNNNNCCGCGCTGCTGCTCGAACCCGCCGCGCTGCTGCTCGAACCCGCCGCGCTGCTGCTCGAACCCGCCGCAGCGCCGCTCGAACCCGCCGCAGCGGCAGCCGATTCGGGCGCGAACGCAAGCATCCGCAGCAGCGTCATCGTGAAGCCGGCATAGTCGTCCGGAGCAAGCACGATGTCTGCCCGTCCCTGGTTGACGATCTGATAGTAGAGTTGCACCTCTTCGGGGCTGAAGCATTGCGCCAGGCGCTCGATCTCGCGCGCGTCGGCATCGTCCGCCGCGATCGCCCCGGGCACGATCTGCACGAGCGCGATCCGATGCCACAGGCTTGCCAACTCCTGCAGACCCTGTTCGAACGCGAGCCCGTGTGCCGCCATGGCATCGGCCTCACCGATCAGCGCCGGCCCGTCGCGTTGCGCGAGCGCCTCGGCGATGCGATGCAGATGCTCCCGCCCGACCAGGCCCAGCATGGCGGCGACCGACTGCGCGCTCACACTGCCTGCGCCATGTGCGATCGCCTGGTCGAGCAGCGAGAGCCCATCGCGCAGGCTGCCACGCGCCGCCTGGGCCAGCGCGCCGATGGCCGCCGGCTCGTACGCTATCGACTCGCTCTCCAGGATCGTGGCAAGGCGCGCACGAATCTGCGCCGGCGGAATTTGCCGCAGGTTGAACTGCAGGCAGCGCGAAAGCACGGTGACCGGCACCTTCTGCGGATCGGTGGTCGCGAGCACGAACTTGACGTGCTCGGGCGGCTCCTCGAGCGTCTTGAGCATCGCGTTGAACGAATGCCCCGACAGCTGGTGCACCTCGTCGATGACGTACACCTTGTAGCGCCCGGCAGTCGGCGCATAGAGCGTGTTTTCCAGGAGCTCGCGCATCTTGTCGACCTGCGTGTTGGACGCTGCGTCGACCTCCAGCAGATCGACGAAGCGGCCGGCGTCGATGCCACTGCACGCGCCGCATTCCCCGCACGGAGTTGCGCTTACGCCTCGCTCGCAATTGAAGGCTTTGGCCAGGATGCGCGCCAGCGTCGTCTTGCCCACGCCGCGCGTGCCGGTGAAAAGGTAAGCATGGTGCAGGCGCTGTGTGCCGAGCGCGTTGGCCAGCGCCTGCACGACGTGCTCCTGCCCGACCAGCTCGGCGAACGTCTTCGGGCGCCACTTGCGTGCCAGGGCCTGAGTCATCGTGCGCGCGGTTGCTTGCGAGCCTGCATCACGTCCGTTCGGCAGGCGTCCACCGGCCGATCAGAAATGATATTGCAGGCGTACCTGGTGGAATTCGATTCCCTGGTTCGGTTGCTTGATGCCGGCATTCGACAGGTGCTGATAGCGGTAACCGACGTCGAAGGCGTGCCGCGTGCCGAAGCGAACTCCGAGGCCCAGGTGATCGCCGAACTGGAACTTGGTGCCGAAGCGTCGTTGAGGGCTCAGCGAAGTGTGCGACAGCAAGTGAAAGCCGATCGCGGCTTCCAGGTACGGCGCGACCGCGCCGGGATGGCTCGGCTGCAGGCGAAACACCGGGGTGAAGCCGAGGTCGGTGATGCTGTTGTGGGTTTGATTGCGACCGTCGTTGTCCCAGTAACCGAGGCTCAGGTCCCAGTAGCCGCCGACGTGCCAGTTGGAGCCCAGCGGCCAGCGCCAGGGCCAGTTCCACTGCACGCCGACTCGCGCCATGTCGACCGAGGCGTTGGAGGAATTCGACGTGCCGAACTCGACCGCCATTCCGTCGACGGCTCGCGCTTGCGCCACCCCAAAAAAGAGGCACGCGAGAAGGCACAAGACGCGCATGGTTCGATTTATTCTCCCTGGGCAACGCGCGAATCATAGCGAATCGAAGGTGGCG from Betaproteobacteria bacterium includes:
- a CDS encoding ABC transporter substrate-binding protein, with the protein product MGALDACVRFRAAMVMIAARRLARFVVLGTLPLLALSLIETGVAAAVAAIDDSGRSVRLEQPARRIVALAPHLTELLFEAGAGGAIVGAAAYSDHPPAARSIPRIGDAHALDLERIVALRPDLVVAWTSGSPQRQLARLRALGLAVFQNEPQDLDAIASTIERLGVLAGTSALAQARAAAFRRDLARIRAAHGGEPPVRVFYQVADRPLLTISSGHVIADALRVCGAVNVFASNRHWLPRPSREAVLLADPDAIVAAAIPDGPDALAGWRRWTTLRAVGSGRLFTVDPSSLHRATPRILQGIELLCRHMRAARAGSATR
- a CDS encoding ATP-binding cassette domain-containing protein; the protein is MHELRVRAGARILIESLSLNIGSGERWCLLGPNGSGKSTLLHTLAGLRAPDAGSVALFGTPWAQWNPRAAARVRGLLLQEHSDAFSAGVLETVLVGRHPHIGRFGWESEDDLRRATDALARVDLSGFAERDVLTLSGGERQRVALATLLAQDPELFLLDEPTAHLDLAHQAAMFEHLSSLARERGRTLVFATHDCNLAVRFATHALLLDGQGGASCGVARSVLDADRLSHLFGFPLAWAHSTHASGFVPRWS
- a CDS encoding iron chelate uptake ABC transporter family permease subunit; protein product: MPIRCRSARSGLRWSTTGCEERAAVSRASALRGIGIAALAALGALALAVASGAEWIPLDRLAAILTGSEKGIHADIVLGLRLPRALAAFSAGGLLALAGALMQILLRNPLADPYVLGLAGGAGTGALGAMLLGLQASLVIGCAWSGALLSVALVLTLGSRSLLVPATGREADQPLRLLLIGVALATGWAAAIMLVLALAPDASLRGMLFWLMGDLDGAEAFAPPAIALALLLALALAFGRDCNVLMRGADAARTLGVSVHRLRLALMLLASAATAFAVTTVGTIGFVGLIVPNAVRIMAGNDQRLALPACVLGGGALLVLADTLARTVVAPTQLPVGAVMALAGVPAFIWLVVRRPQQS
- a CDS encoding TonB-dependent receptor, yielding MKQSGSRAAVSHAAGALSIVLVSLCHAAQTQRAPEVIVSATRFEQSVEQLAVNASVITAEDIARSAARTLPELLGTRAGLVSRDLFGNNAALAAVDMRGFGATAAQNTLILVDGRRLNDIDQSGVQWSSVPLDAIERIEILRGSGAVQYGDGASAGVINIITRHPARSGNRASATARYGSWDTRELSGSLNAFGESAGLHAFARNFESGGYRDNNHNRETNLALRATWIGDRADATLRLAADRQGLRLPGARQVQPSAGIDQLESDRRGTSTPLDYAQRDGNQAALDLRWQLGAGELVLGLGYRDKDQRSYFDFGGFPDYRDIALDVFTVQPRYRWQGRALGAGHAIVLGIDLARWDYRLLRSNSPANVGQPFNTIDATQDNDAIYALDTIELSQRVSLNLGARSERMRISASDRFDATAPGGAFGSGAPAANDRQHGYAYEVGLRIGVAKDAALIVRTARSFRFATVDEIYEPSAAFTQQFQFLRPQRAKTYEVGMALGPKLPWLQASIFRMDVDDEIHLDPFSTGVGNRNLPPLRRTGFELEMRQALGSSLQIFGSYTFTRARFRSGVLPGSAFTTTDIDLAGRTVPLVPKHKLDLALDWRIGPDTRLHARAAYVSAQYMENDEGNTFGRRIPAYTVADLKLQHRMGAWAASIGITNLFERKYFAYAIRSQFVADRFNAYPLPERSFWVALEYNGL
- a CDS encoding pyridine nucleotide-disulfide oxidoreductase; translated protein: MTERVVIVGAGQAAGVAAVTLREQGYGGAIAIVGEEAFAPYQRPPLSKHFLAGQMSAEQLLLKPEKFYAERNIELKLGTRVDAIERDVMRVRFNGGETLAYSKLLLATGSRPRKLSVPGADLAGVHYLRTLADVQAIRADMAAGKRAVVIGAGYIGLEAAAVAAKAGMNVVVLEAAERILGRVSGPIVADFFAEAHRAQGAEIHCGMRIEALEGSARVASVVCNEGPVAADLVIVGIGIDPNVELAAEAGLACDNGIVVDEFTRTADPNIHAAGDCSNHPNALLGARMRLESVQNAIDQARAAASNLAGKERAYAELPWFWSNQYDLRLQIAGLSQGHDGTLMRGSPAARAFSVMYLRAGRLIAVDTVNAPRDHLAFRKLLAAGGEADAQRLVDPAVAIG
- the recR gene encoding recombination protein RecR; translation: MKNPPSLETLISALRCLPGVGAKSAQRMAFHLLQRDREGASRLGNALLQVLQTLGHCERCNSFSETPVCALCASPQRDASVLCVVETPADLMMLEQAQCFNGLYFVLMGRLSPLDGIGPKDIHLDRMIERALDGSVKEVVLATNFTNEGEATAHFIGEMLAARGLKVTRIARGLPVGGEIEHVDSGTLARAVIERRGI
- a CDS encoding YbaB/EbfC family nucleoid-associated protein, encoding MMKGGLAQLMKQAQQMQDNMRKVQESLASVEVEGQSGAGMVKVVMTCRNDVKRVSIDPSLLTDDKDMLEDLIAAAFNDAVRKAEATSQEKMAGFTAGLNLPPGMKLPF
- a CDS encoding outer membrane beta-barrel protein; amino-acid sequence: MRVLCLLACLFFGVAQARAVDGMAVEFGTSNSSNASVDMARVGVQWNWPWRWPLGSNWHVGGYWDLSLGYWDNDGRNQTHNSITDLGFTPVFRLQPSHPGAVAPYLEAAIGFHLLSHTSLSPQRRFGTKFQFGDHLGLGVRFGTRHAFDVGYRYQHLSNAGIKQPNQGIEFHQVRLQYHF